The following proteins are encoded in a genomic region of Paenibacillus sp. FSL R7-0273:
- a CDS encoding amidase family protein, with protein sequence MILNNDYGAFIAPELGVSGSRQGELTGLRFAVKDVFAVAGHSSSAGNPAWLRSHGSSEAHAAAITSLLGAGASLCGAAHTDELMYSLGGENVHYGTPVNPRGAGRIPGGSSSGSAVAVASGAVDFALGTDTGGSVRVPSAYCGVYGFRPTHGAVAMEGVIPLAPGFDTVGWMADSPELLERVGKVLLGAGDGKLEQSEGIRAGGKSLDLDQPVQLSELSRSSGSGCTPADERMSRLYLPADCWALAEPASAACLKRKLGQLQAAADETVENVVSAEGLKSWMDVFRELQAAEIWATHGEWIRLEQPEFGPDIAARFSWAASIAGQDHSRAAALRQEIAGRLRQLLGEDRCLVIPTVPGPAPLVGGDLQQLERNRSGAMMLSCIAGLAGLPQITLPVEGPGGLPLGLSVIGGHGQDLRLLSWVSQAWSRGE encoded by the coding sequence ATGATTCTAAATAATGATTATGGAGCATTTATTGCTCCGGAGCTGGGGGTGTCCGGCTCGCGGCAGGGGGAATTGACCGGGCTCCGGTTTGCAGTAAAGGATGTGTTCGCAGTTGCCGGCCACAGCTCTTCCGCCGGAAATCCCGCGTGGCTGCGCAGCCATGGGTCTTCTGAGGCTCATGCGGCGGCAATCACCAGCCTGCTCGGGGCTGGAGCGTCTCTATGCGGAGCGGCACATACCGATGAGCTGATGTACAGTCTGGGCGGCGAAAACGTTCATTACGGCACACCTGTAAACCCGCGAGGAGCCGGACGGATTCCCGGCGGTTCATCCAGCGGCTCAGCAGTAGCGGTAGCCTCTGGCGCCGTGGATTTTGCACTTGGAACAGACACAGGCGGTTCAGTCCGTGTCCCTTCCGCTTACTGTGGCGTGTACGGCTTCCGTCCTACCCATGGAGCCGTGGCGATGGAGGGGGTCATTCCGCTGGCCCCGGGATTTGACACGGTGGGCTGGATGGCAGACAGTCCGGAGCTGCTGGAGCGTGTGGGCAAGGTGCTGCTCGGTGCGGGAGATGGAAAGCTGGAGCAGAGTGAAGGGATTAGAGCAGGCGGAAAAAGCCTGGATCTGGATCAGCCTGTTCAGCTGTCTGAATTGAGCCGCAGTTCAGGTTCGGGCTGCACTCCGGCTGATGAGAGAATGAGCAGGCTATATCTTCCTGCAGACTGCTGGGCTCTGGCTGAGCCGGCAAGTGCCGCCTGCCTGAAGCGGAAGCTTGGACAGCTGCAGGCTGCTGCGGATGAAACGGTAGAAAATGTTGTGTCAGCCGAAGGCCTGAAAAGCTGGATGGATGTGTTCAGGGAGCTGCAGGCGGCCGAGATCTGGGCAACTCATGGTGAATGGATCAGGCTGGAGCAGCCGGAATTTGGGCCGGATATCGCGGCCCGGTTCTCTTGGGCGGCAAGCATCGCCGGGCAAGACCACAGCCGGGCAGCTGCGCTGCGCCAGGAGATTGCCGGCCGGCTGCGGCAGCTGCTCGGGGAGGACCGCTGCCTGGTCATCCCGACCGTTCCCGGCCCGGCTCCGCTGGTGGGCGGGGATCTGCAGCAGCTGGAGCGCAACCGCAGCGGCGCTATGATGCTAAGCTGTATTGCCGGGCTTGCCGGACTGCCGCAGATTACTCTGCCGGTGGAGGGACCGGGCGGCCTGCCGCTGGGGCTGTCCGTGATCGGCGGCCACGGACAGGATCTCCGCCTGCTCTCATGGGTGTCGCAGGCCTGGAGCAGGGGGGAGTAA